Proteins found in one Brevibacillus brevis genomic segment:
- a CDS encoding Rieske (2Fe-2S) protein — translation MENEKTRPIPLKDDNYTHNINRSNERSLDRRSFMKTMVGAAGLFAASTLPWGALAAKELMSSSSKSYPTQKIANLSDIKPGDAIEFAYPGEHDSALFVYVKEKEYKAYQNACTHLRCPVFWDRDEKELLCPCHHGKFDIATGKPLAGPPRRPLPEIVLQEKDGAVYAVGVKSYEEQL, via the coding sequence ATGGAGAACGAGAAAACCCGCCCCATTCCGTTGAAGGATGACAATTATACCCATAACATCAATCGTTCCAATGAGCGCAGTCTGGATCGACGGAGTTTTATGAAAACAATGGTAGGAGCAGCAGGTCTTTTCGCGGCATCTACTCTGCCATGGGGGGCATTAGCTGCCAAAGAGCTGATGAGTTCATCCAGCAAGTCGTATCCCACACAAAAAATTGCGAATCTCAGCGATATAAAACCCGGAGATGCGATCGAGTTTGCTTATCCAGGAGAGCATGACAGCGCGTTGTTCGTATATGTGAAGGAAAAGGAATACAAGGCGTATCAAAATGCGTGTACCCATCTGCGTTGTCCGGTATTTTGGGATCGAGATGAGAAAGAGCTGCTATGTCCTTGCCATCATGGGAAATTTGATATCGCTACAGGTAAGCCGCTCGCTGGTCCCCCAAGAAGACCACTTCCGGAAATTGTGCTTCAAGAGAAAGATGGAGCCGTATACGCTGTAGGGGTGAAGAGTTATGAAGAGCAGCTATAG
- a CDS encoding 4Fe-4S dicluster domain-containing protein, with translation MGKQVLYIEMDNCIGCRSCLAACTQCGGHDNRNRNYVLDVDPFISRQTIPLMCFHCVNPACARSCPAQAIQIADNGAVLSALVEKCIGCQNCTIACPYGIPKFDEEQNLMYKCDLCYDRTKEGIPPMCASVCPTNTLQWIEEAELEEKRAQIPLANGKWTASHDPDVLEGETNVKISLPGILQGKQKLF, from the coding sequence ACAAGTCTTATACATCGAAATGGATAATTGCATCGGTTGTCGAAGCTGCTTGGCGGCGTGTACACAGTGTGGAGGTCATGACAACCGAAACCGAAACTACGTACTGGATGTGGACCCGTTTATCAGCAGACAAACGATTCCGCTGATGTGCTTCCATTGTGTCAATCCTGCTTGCGCCCGCAGCTGTCCTGCTCAAGCGATTCAAATCGCAGATAATGGGGCCGTATTGTCAGCCTTGGTAGAAAAATGCATCGGTTGTCAAAATTGCACGATTGCTTGCCCCTATGGGATTCCTAAATTTGATGAAGAACAGAATCTCATGTACAAATGCGATCTATGCTACGACCGTACGAAAGAGGGAATCCCGCCGATGTGTGCTTCGGTTTGCCCGACAAACACCTTGCAGTGGATTGAGGAAGCAGAGCTGGAAGAAAAACGGGCACAGATTCCTTTGGCTAATGGCAAATGGACTGCCAGCCACGACCCGGATGTGCTCGAAGGCGAAACCAATGTGAAAATTAGCCTGCCTGGCATTCTGCAGGGCAAACAGAAGCTATTCTAG